Within the Gadus chalcogrammus isolate NIFS_2021 chromosome 20, NIFS_Gcha_1.0, whole genome shotgun sequence genome, the region GAAAGTCCTCGGCCATTGGCCAAAGCGCTGGCGTCGATCTGACCTCCGCCTTGCTTCATCAGCTTCTTGAATTTGGATCGCTTGTTTTGGAACCAAATCTTCACCTGCGACAAAACAAGCGAACACagattaatataatattattgccATGTGAAAATCCATTGAAACCACCACCGAATACTAAGTCTATGTCTTACGCACAAAAGGCGGGTCAAATTGCAGGGTCATAGCAAATTTCACATCAAACAAGAAGCAATGCAACATATCagctataggcctacatccTTAATATCTGTTTGAGCAACACCAAAATTATTTACTTCAATGCCTCTTTATTACATCCAGCATCTCCAACCATAAAGCACTTTTGTGTGCGTATTTCATTTACATAGGCCTATTTAGGTCAAAATAACACCTAACACATATTACAAAAAGCCTCCCTATCGCTATTATTTTTTGGTAAACAGCTGAAATACACATCAACTGAAGCAGGCCATGTTGTCATGAAGTGTGAAGTATTACGGTTGAAGCAGGGGTAAAGGCACCATGGTGTCGGTGGAGGGACTCGCCTGTGTCTGCGTGAGACCGAGGGAGGCTGCCAGCTCTGCCCGCTCCGGCAACGCCAAGTACTGGGTCTGTTGAAACCTCCGGTTCAGAGCCTGGAGCTGTAAACTCGAGTAGATAGTTCTGGGCTTTCGGATCTTTTTGCCCTTTCCGTTGAAGCGAACTTCTCCCCCTTCCACTACGGTGTTCTTCTCCGATTCCGGTGCTGTGAacgagaggagaaaaaaaaccgAGCAAGTGAGCGAGGAGCTCCTATCTCGAGCACCCGAAAAGAACTGCAGCAATTACTCCTGCGCAAGTTTTACCGGCTGTAGTTTAGGTATAATTACCCTTAATTGCATACATTGTTTATAGCATTACGCAATAAATAATTACCAAGCCTAATTTCCCAAACATCTGGTTCGCTTTTACCATGCGCAGTATGACTGGTTCTGACTAGAGAGGAGAACCCTCCGTACGGGGAGTGGGGATGAGAGAGGGACTCACCTGGGTCCTCCAGCCGGGTCTGGGAGAGCTGCGCCGGGCTGTGGTGGTAGCTCTGCACGGTGCTGAGGTACGGGCTGGTGGAGTGGCCGCCCACGGAGTTGACGTATGGATAAGCCAAGGACCTGGGAAAGGAGGACGCCGGACTGTAGGAGCTGTCGTGCTGGGGATGACCTGCAGAATGTAAACAGTGCATGGGGTAGTGTCCGTGGGACATGGAGGAAGGCGACATTTGTTGACTCGGGGGTCCAAATTCCATGAAAACGGTTTTTCCCGAGACAGGGCTATTAAGACCTTCTGGTATTGTAGTCATTGTCATCTCTTCGAGCGAATCGTCTCTCCTGCTTATTTGTTTTCTTGTATGATCTCAGTGAAGGACGGATCCCAATTTAAGCCGAACTCATTTTTTCTCTTTCCATTCATAAGAAAATGTAGTTTGTGTCTGGCGTGTGATGCTGTGGACCAAGACA harbors:
- the dlx1a gene encoding homeobox protein Dlx1a encodes the protein MTMTTIPEGLNSPVSGKTVFMEFGPPSQQMSPSSMSHGHYPMHCLHSAGHPQHDSSYSPASSFPRSLAYPYVNSVGGHSTSPYLSTVQSYHHSPAQLSQTRLEDPAPESEKNTVVEGGEVRFNGKGKKIRKPRTIYSSLQLQALNRRFQQTQYLALPERAELAASLGLTQTQVKIWFQNKRSKFKKLMKQGGGQIDASALANGRGLSSGSPTGAPVWSSPTTGKTSVGTPAPYIPSYTSWYPTTHHESMQQSQLM